The following proteins are encoded in a genomic region of Thermogemmata fonticola:
- the rimI gene encoding ribosomal protein S18-alanine N-acetyltransferase, producing MNSRSTRPRQREGTNPAPPVHIRWMIRRDLSDVLRTEMASFEYAWSEEDFLRCLRQRHCIGMVAEQGESIVGFMIYELQKSCLHLLNFAVHPSARRTGIGTQMIQRLIQKMEAHRRRAITLLVRERNLTAQLFFRKMGFQAVRLLRHYYPDTGEDAYQMEYRALSTANDTPELSLSNRISSYESD from the coding sequence ATGAACAGTCGTTCGACGCGTCCACGCCAGCGGGAGGGAACCAACCCGGCACCGCCTGTGCATATCCGCTGGATGATCCGGCGGGACCTGAGCGACGTGCTCCGCACGGAAATGGCCAGCTTCGAATATGCCTGGTCGGAGGAAGATTTCCTCCGCTGCCTACGCCAGCGCCACTGCATCGGCATGGTGGCGGAACAAGGCGAGAGCATCGTTGGCTTCATGATCTACGAATTGCAGAAGAGCTGCCTGCACCTCCTCAATTTCGCCGTCCACCCCTCTGCACGCCGCACTGGCATCGGCACCCAAATGATCCAGCGCTTGATCCAGAAAATGGAGGCTCACCGCCGCCGCGCTATTACCTTGCTCGTCCGTGAACGCAATCTGACCGCCCAACTCTTTTTCCGCAAAATGGGTTTCCAGGCTGTCCGGCTCCTGCGCCATTACTATCCCGACACTGGCGAGGATGCTTACCAAATGGAATATCGTGCTCTTTCCACCGCTAACGACACCCCAGAGCTTTCGCTGAGCAACCGGATTAGTTCTTACGAGTCGGACTGA